A section of the Chlorocebus sabaeus isolate Y175 chromosome 17, mChlSab1.0.hap1, whole genome shotgun sequence genome encodes:
- the PRRT1 gene encoding proline-rich transmembrane protein 1 isoform X2 produces the protein MSSEKSAICRRDPGGDRRDLHSPPAAPGPRAGPAGAEAPATRLHAHRGADHHLLLLAYWHHCHLQGSAGAHGLGPRRHGVGRDRFTRGPELLLHLPGRGHRGHGALYHPHRSHHHRRAAPRELLGSLKTPPVRPHSAPLDLPGSFCSHTADPMGALHTRFWGRQTWIHRKLRLHGTSRLASKLRIQFLRNPSKTHSPRDAAFRDSGQTPDPQSLQVPSPSKCSAPSRATSVLSLKPSLLYKLRPNSDKTPPPGRQAPPSFLLRGVIQSSDWACGSRPRSQTDRLLPFLRQKDRALG, from the exons ATGTCATCCGAAAAGTCag CCATATGCAGGCGGGACCCCGGGGGGGACAGGCGTGACCTCCACTCTCCCCCCGCCGCCCCAGGGCCCAGGGCTGGCCCTGCTGGAGCCGAGGCGCCCGCCACACGACTACATGCCCATCGCGGTGCTGACCACCATCTGTTGCTTCTGGCCTACTGGCATCATTGCCATCTTCAAGGCAGTGCAG GTGCGCACGGCCTTGGCCCGCGGAGACATGGTGTCGGCCGAGATCGCTTCACGCGAGGCCCGGAACTTCTCCTTCATCTCCCTGGCCGTGGGCATCGCGGCCATGGTGCTTTGTACCATCCTCACCGTAGTCATCATCATCGCCGCGCAGCACCACGAGAACTACTGGGATCCCTAAAAACACCCCCGGTCCGGCCCCACTCTGCgcccctcgacctcccaggctctttCTGCAGTCATACCGCGGACCCAATGGGCGCCCTGCACACCCGCTTCTGGGGCCGTCAGACTTGGATACATCGTAAACTCCGCCTCCACGGAACGTCTCGCCTTGCGAGCAAGCTCCGAATCCAGTTCCTCAGGAACCCCTCCAAAACCCACAGTCCCAGGGACGCCGCTTTCCGGGATTCCGGCCAAACGCCGGACCCGCAGTCGCTCCAGGTCCCCTCACCCTCAAAGTGTAGCGCCCCCAGCCGAGCAACCTCGGTTTTGTCCCTAAAACCCAGCCTCCTCTATAAGCTCCGCCCCAACTCAGACAAAACCCCGCCTCCAGGTCGGCAGGCTCCGCCTTCTTTTCTTCTCCGCGGGGTGATTCAGTCCAGTGATTGGGCTTGTGGCTCCAGGCCTCGCTCACAGACGGACAGACTCCTCCCTTTCTTACGGCAAAAGGACCGAGCCCTGGGGTAG
- the PRRT1 gene encoding proline-rich transmembrane protein 1 isoform X1 codes for MSSEKSGLPDSVPHTSPPPYNAPQPPAEPPAPPPQAAPSSHHHHHHHYHQSGTATLPRLGAGGLASSAATAQRGPSSSATLPRPPHHAPPGPAAGAPPPGCATLPRMPPDPYLQETRFEGPLPPPPPAAAAPPPPAPAQTPQAPGFVVPTHAGTVGTLPLGGYVAPGYPLQLQPCTAYVPVYPVGTPYAGGTPGGTGVTSTLPPPPQGPGLALLEPRRPPHDYMPIAVLTTICCFWPTGIIAIFKAVQVRTALARGDMVSAEIASREARNFSFISLAVGIAAMVLCTILTVVIIIAAQHHENYWDP; via the exons ATGTCATCCGAAAAGTCag GACTCCCAGACTCAGTCCCTCACACTTCTCCACCGCCCTACAATGCCCCTCAGCCTCCAGCCGAACCCCCAGCCCCACCGCCACAGGCAGCCCCTTCCTcgcaccatcaccaccaccaccactaccatcagtCTGGCACCGCCACCCTCCCGCGCTTAGGGGCAGGGGGCCTGGCCTCTTCAGCGGCCACCGCTCAGCGCGGTCCCTCCTCCTCCGCCACGCTGCCGAGACCCCCCCACCACGCCCCTCCCGGCCCTGCTGCCGGGGCACCCCCACCTGGCTGCGCTACCTTGCCCCGCATGCCACCCGACCCTTACCTGCAGGAGACTCGCTTCGAGGGCCCACTTCCCCCGCCGCCGCCCGCTgccgccgccccgcccccgccggcGCCAGCCCAGACTCCCCAGGCCCCTGGCTTCGTGGTGCCCACGCACGCGGGGACTGTGGGCACGCTGCCGCTGGGGGGCTACGTAGCACCCGGATACCCCCTGCAGCTGCAGCCCTGCACTGCTTACGTGCCGGTCTACCCGGTGGGCACG CCATATGCAGGCGGGACCCCGGGGGGGACAGGCGTGACCTCCACTCTCCCCCCGCCGCCCCAGGGCCCAGGGCTGGCCCTGCTGGAGCCGAGGCGCCCGCCACACGACTACATGCCCATCGCGGTGCTGACCACCATCTGTTGCTTCTGGCCTACTGGCATCATTGCCATCTTCAAGGCAGTGCAG GTGCGCACGGCCTTGGCCCGCGGAGACATGGTGTCGGCCGAGATCGCTTCACGCGAGGCCCGGAACTTCTCCTTCATCTCCCTGGCCGTGGGCATCGCGGCCATGGTGCTTTGTACCATCCTCACCGTAGTCATCATCATCGCCGCGCAGCACCACGAGAACTACTGGGATCCCTAA